From Rhodoferax sp. AJA081-3, the proteins below share one genomic window:
- a CDS encoding penicillin-binding protein 1A, with product MFSIQDKPLVQWMIGFAALVVLAVVLLVGYTLLVLAPGLPTLEAVTDYRPKMPLRIYTADNVLIGEFGQERRDFVSIEDTPKTLKDALLAIEDERFYSHSGLDFRGLARAVVSDLTGGVQQGGSTITMQVARTFFLNQDRTLQRKLKEALLSYRIEDALSKDKILELYMNQIYLGQRSYGFSSAARTYYGKSLAELSLAQSAMLAGLPQNPSRHNPVVNPARAKKRQMMVLKNMLRLGHINQAQFDKASVEATPTNTSPTVGAHGAYVAEMVRQSMVAQYQEAAYTMGLKVVTTIDNAEQLAAYESVRRNVLAYDQRHGYRGPEAFVDLPQDEDARDDAIDALLQKHPASEGLLPAVVTEVAARSLKAELASGEVVQISGSELGFAAAALQANANKALRLRPGALVRVTQNAKQKWVMSQMPDVEAAYVSLNAQSGGYRALVGGFDFRRKNFNHATSAWRQPGSAIKPFVYSAALERGFAPATIINDVQLSATTTESLKWDPRNDDGKYDGPIRMQDALAQSKNVVSVRILRAIGVPYALEYLPRFGFDADKHPDNLTLALGTGSVTPVQLASAYGVFANGGYLVKPWLVQRVSDARGKVLFESDRTLVPAEEARAIDERNAFVTDSMLREVARSGTAAAASQRLARQDLAGKTGTTTDAVDGWFAGYANGIVSVAWMGYDEPKSLGGREFGSTVAMPIWIDSMRQALAGTLPGERPVPEHVVQQNGLWNFSEFDSDAGVKTLGLDDPAAD from the coding sequence ATGTTTTCTATCCAAGACAAGCCACTCGTGCAATGGATGATCGGTTTTGCTGCCCTGGTGGTGTTGGCCGTCGTCCTGCTCGTGGGCTACACATTGCTGGTACTGGCGCCGGGCCTGCCCACGCTGGAAGCGGTGACGGACTACCGGCCCAAGATGCCGCTGCGCATCTACACTGCCGACAACGTGCTGATTGGCGAGTTTGGTCAAGAGCGGCGTGATTTTGTGTCCATCGAAGACACCCCCAAGACATTGAAAGACGCCCTGCTGGCGATAGAAGACGAGCGTTTTTACAGCCACAGCGGCCTGGACTTTCGGGGGCTGGCACGTGCGGTGGTGTCGGACCTGACCGGTGGTGTGCAACAGGGTGGCTCCACCATCACCATGCAGGTGGCGCGCACCTTTTTTCTGAACCAGGACAGGACCTTGCAACGCAAGCTCAAGGAGGCACTGCTGTCCTACCGCATCGAAGATGCGCTCTCCAAGGACAAGATTCTGGAGCTGTACATGAACCAGATCTACCTGGGCCAGCGCAGCTACGGCTTCTCTAGCGCGGCGCGCACCTACTATGGCAAATCCTTGGCTGAGTTGAGCCTGGCCCAAAGCGCCATGCTGGCCGGCCTGCCGCAGAACCCGTCCCGCCACAACCCGGTGGTCAACCCGGCGCGTGCCAAGAAGCGGCAGATGATGGTGTTGAAAAACATGCTGCGTCTGGGCCATATCAACCAGGCCCAATTTGACAAGGCCAGTGTCGAGGCCACACCCACCAACACCAGCCCGACCGTGGGTGCCCATGGTGCCTATGTGGCCGAGATGGTGCGCCAGAGCATGGTGGCCCAATACCAGGAGGCCGCCTACACCATGGGCCTCAAGGTGGTAACCACGATCGACAACGCTGAACAACTGGCGGCCTATGAATCGGTGCGGCGCAACGTGCTGGCCTATGACCAGCGCCATGGCTACCGCGGCCCGGAGGCCTTTGTCGACCTGCCGCAAGACGAAGACGCGCGTGACGACGCCATCGACGCGCTGCTGCAAAAACACCCGGCCAGTGAAGGCCTGTTGCCCGCCGTGGTGACCGAGGTGGCGGCCAGGTCGCTGAAGGCCGAGCTTGCTTCCGGAGAGGTGGTCCAGATCAGTGGCAGCGAATTGGGTTTTGCCGCAGCGGCCCTGCAAGCCAACGCCAACAAGGCCTTGCGCCTGCGCCCGGGTGCACTGGTACGGGTAACGCAAAACGCCAAACAGAAGTGGGTCATGTCGCAGATGCCCGACGTGGAGGCAGCCTATGTTTCGCTCAACGCGCAGAGTGGTGGCTACCGCGCGCTGGTGGGGGGCTTCGATTTCCGGCGCAAGAACTTCAACCACGCCACCAGCGCCTGGCGCCAGCCCGGCTCAGCCATCAAGCCTTTTGTGTATTCGGCCGCACTGGAGCGGGGGTTTGCACCCGCCACCATCATCAACGACGTGCAGTTGTCGGCCACCACCACCGAGAGCCTGAAGTGGGACCCGCGCAATGACGACGGCAAATACGACGGCCCCATCCGCATGCAGGACGCGTTGGCCCAGTCCAAGAACGTGGTGTCGGTACGCATACTCAGGGCCATCGGTGTGCCCTATGCGTTGGAGTATTTGCCCCGATTTGGTTTTGACGCCGACAAACACCCCGACAACCTGACGTTGGCGCTGGGCACGGGCTCGGTGACACCGGTGCAGCTGGCCAGCGCCTACGGCGTATTTGCCAATGGCGGCTACCTGGTGAAGCCCTGGCTGGTGCAGCGTGTCAGCGATGCGCGCGGCAAAGTGCTGTTTGAATCAGACCGCACATTGGTACCTGCAGAAGAGGCCCGCGCCATCGACGAACGCAATGCCTTTGTCACCGACAGCATGCTGCGCGAAGTGGCCCGCTCCGGCACGGCAGCGGCGGCCAGCCAACGACTGGCGCGCCAGGACCTGGCCGGCAAAACCGGCACCACCACGGATGCAGTCGATGGCTGGTTTGCTGGTTACGCCAACGGCATTGTGTCGGTCGCGTGGATGGGTTATGACGAACCCAAGTCCCTGGGCGGCCGCGAGTTCGGCTCCACAGTGGCCATGCCCATCTGGATCGACAGCATGCGCCAGGCCCTGGCCGGCACCCTGCCGGGTGAACGCCCGGTACCCGAGCATGTGGTCCAGCAGAATGGCCTCTGGAACTTCAGCGAATTCGACAGCGACGCCGGGGTCAAGACCCTAGGGCTGGATGACCCGGCGGCTGACTAA
- a CDS encoding DUF6364 family protein has protein sequence MNNKLTLRMDESLIASAKDYAAANGSSVSQMVANYFAALTQTQVAAGTPGEAKPRTSRQKPTTTAGPVTRSLVGILKPPAGQKPVAEDDYRAYLERKHLGSGSEQRS, from the coding sequence ATGAATAACAAACTCACCCTGCGCATGGACGAGTCCCTGATCGCCAGCGCCAAAGACTATGCGGCTGCCAATGGCAGTTCGGTCTCGCAGATGGTGGCCAACTACTTCGCCGCGCTCACGCAAACGCAAGTTGCCGCAGGCACTCCGGGCGAAGCCAAACCGCGCACCAGCCGCCAAAAACCGACCACGACTGCAGGCCCGGTTACCCGCAGCCTGGTGGGTATCCTCAAACCGCCAGCCGGACAAAAGCCGGTTGCAGAGGATGACTACCGCGCCTATCTGGAGCGCAAACACCTAGGCAGCGGTTCGGAGCAGCGGTCGTGA
- a CDS encoding methyl-accepting chemotaxis protein has product MNQLPLLSKLVLLTVVSVLGLITVAVYTMLDVRNHDRSGRETQVRMTVETAAGVLAWAHQLETSGKMPREEAQSLAKQALAQMRYGKDEYFFISDMESPAKFVMHPIKPELNGKGADSGDGSALLETFVKKVRSEKAGLVSYPWPKPGSTQPEEKVSYVQGFAPWGWIIGSGLYMDELHAEFLAYALQGAATLVLAALIIGGIAWVISSSIREGLDRAVRVVDAVARGDLSQQIQAEGKDEIAQLLHAMEHMQGNLLGVVRSVRQGSESLAVASAEIAQGNNDLSARTEQQASSLEETAASMEELGSTVKQNADSARHANQLAQSASTIAVEGGNVVGEVVQTMKGINESSRKISDIISVIDGIAFQTNILALNAAVEAARAGEQGRGFAVVASEVRSLAGRSAAAAKEIKTLINASVERVEHGTTLADQAGATMTEVVASIKRVTDIMGEISVASNEQALGVEQVGEAVTLMDQTTQQNAALVEEMAAAASSLKSQAQDLVTVVAGFKLEQGTQGAGTRSALALRR; this is encoded by the coding sequence TTGAACCAACTCCCCCTGTTGTCCAAGCTGGTACTGCTGACCGTTGTCAGCGTATTGGGCTTGATCACCGTGGCGGTTTACACCATGCTGGACGTGCGCAACCACGACCGCAGTGGCCGCGAAACCCAGGTGCGCATGACCGTGGAAACCGCGGCCGGTGTGCTGGCCTGGGCGCACCAGTTGGAGACGTCCGGCAAGATGCCGCGTGAAGAAGCGCAGAGCCTGGCCAAGCAGGCGCTTGCGCAGATGCGCTACGGCAAGGACGAATACTTTTTCATCAGCGACATGGAGTCGCCCGCCAAGTTTGTGATGCACCCCATCAAGCCCGAGCTCAATGGCAAGGGCGCGGACAGTGGTGATGGCTCTGCGCTGTTGGAGACCTTTGTCAAAAAGGTCCGCAGTGAAAAGGCCGGCCTGGTGTCTTACCCGTGGCCCAAGCCTGGCAGCACGCAGCCGGAGGAAAAAGTGTCTTATGTGCAGGGCTTTGCGCCCTGGGGCTGGATCATTGGCTCTGGTCTGTACATGGACGAATTGCATGCCGAGTTTTTGGCCTATGCCCTGCAAGGTGCGGCAACCCTGGTGTTGGCTGCGCTGATCATTGGCGGCATTGCCTGGGTGATTTCCAGCAGCATCCGCGAAGGACTGGACCGCGCCGTGCGGGTGGTTGATGCCGTCGCGCGGGGTGATCTCTCCCAGCAGATACAAGCCGAAGGCAAGGACGAAATTGCACAGCTGCTGCACGCCATGGAGCATATGCAGGGCAATCTGCTGGGTGTGGTGCGGTCGGTGCGGCAGGGCTCGGAGAGCCTGGCCGTTGCCAGTGCCGAGATTGCGCAGGGCAACAACGACCTCTCGGCCCGCACCGAGCAGCAAGCCAGTTCGCTGGAAGAGACCGCCGCCTCCATGGAAGAGCTGGGCTCCACCGTGAAACAAAATGCCGACAGTGCCCGCCATGCCAACCAGTTGGCGCAAAGTGCCTCCACCATTGCGGTGGAAGGTGGCAACGTGGTGGGCGAAGTGGTGCAGACCATGAAGGGCATCAACGAGTCCAGCCGCAAGATTTCAGACATCATCAGCGTGATTGATGGCATCGCCTTTCAGACGAATATCCTGGCGCTGAATGCCGCGGTGGAGGCGGCCCGTGCCGGTGAGCAGGGCCGTGGTTTTGCGGTGGTGGCCAGCGAGGTGCGATCCTTGGCTGGGCGCAGCGCTGCGGCGGCGAAAGAAATCAAGACCCTGATCAACGCCAGCGTAGAGCGTGTGGAACACGGCACCACGCTGGCCGACCAGGCCGGTGCCACCATGACCGAAGTGGTGGCCAGTATCAAACGCGTGACTGACATCATGGGTGAGATCAGCGTGGCGAGTAACGAACAGGCGTTGGGTGTTGAACAGGTGGGAGAGGCCGTCACCCTGATGGACCAGACCACCCAACAAAACGCCGCGCTGGTGGAGGAAATGGCGGCCGCCGCCAGCAGCCTCAAGAGCCAGGCGCAGGACCTGGTGACAGTGGTGGCGGGCTTCAAACTGGAGCAGGGCACCCAGGGCGCCGGCACACGTTCGGCACTGGCCCTGCGGCGCTGA
- a CDS encoding PIN domain-containing protein encodes MILIDTNVILDLLLERPEHVAAARQVSDKVESGELHAMLCATTVTTIDYLARKQLGTDGAKAAVHALLSLYDIAAVTRSTLQLALDADMPDFEDAVLAHAAHQAGAHAIITRNLRDFAKSPVRAYTPIQYLALQAT; translated from the coding sequence GTGATTCTGATCGACACCAATGTGATACTGGACCTGCTGCTGGAGCGGCCTGAACACGTGGCTGCTGCCCGCCAGGTGAGCGACAAGGTGGAGTCTGGTGAGCTGCACGCGATGCTGTGCGCCACCACCGTCACCACCATCGACTACCTGGCGCGCAAACAATTGGGCACGGATGGCGCCAAAGCCGCCGTGCATGCCCTGCTCAGCCTGTATGACATTGCGGCCGTCACCCGCAGCACGCTGCAGCTGGCGCTGGATGCCGATATGCCCGATTTTGAAGACGCCGTGCTGGCCCATGCCGCCCACCAGGCCGGTGCCCACGCCATCATCACCCGCAATCTGCGGGACTTTGCCAAGAGCCCGGTCCGGGCCTACACCCCCATCCAATATCTGGCCTTGCAAGCCACCTAA
- a CDS encoding dihydroneopterin aldolase — MQHTTGNQTLTLTGLRFDANLGILESEKIAPQPIQVDAELSLGAQPLLPHDDDIHHVLDYRKVRQIIINECTAEHVNLLETLIGKLAHRLMQLPGVLGVRVKIAKLEIFDDCEVAIRVEAGQW; from the coding sequence ATGCAACACACCACGGGAAACCAGACCCTGACCCTGACCGGCCTGCGTTTTGACGCCAATCTGGGCATTCTGGAGTCCGAAAAAATCGCGCCCCAGCCCATCCAGGTGGATGCGGAGTTGAGCCTGGGCGCCCAGCCCCTGCTGCCGCACGATGACGACATCCACCACGTGCTGGACTACCGCAAGGTGCGCCAAATCATCATCAACGAATGCACGGCCGAACACGTGAACCTGCTGGAGACCCTGATCGGCAAGCTGGCCCACCGCCTGATGCAATTGCCCGGCGTGCTGGGCGTGCGCGTCAAGATCGCCAAACTGGAGATTTTTGACGATTGCGAAGTGGCGATACGGGTCGAAGCGGGGCAGTGGTAA
- a CDS encoding SDR family oxidoreductase encodes MHPISPPRTSVPTVLVTGAAKRLGRDIALALAAAGWRVAVHYRGSLEDATKTVADCSALTGGSAAFHADLSDESAVRGLLPTVIQSLGHVDAVVNSASTFEHDTSASFSFAALEKHMRSNAGAPILLAQALHAHIAERGEFPAGPHQGALAPTGGSDPRSGGAWGRGVVINLLDQKLWNQNPDFMSYTLSKAALEAANTMLAMSLSPLVRVVGVAPGLTLTSHMLSDDKFQALHKLSPLGRSSTPQDVAAAVLFALQNQSITGTTLLVDGGQHLMRFERDFSLM; translated from the coding sequence ATGCACCCCATTTCACCACCCCGCACGTCGGTGCCCACCGTTTTGGTCACGGGTGCGGCCAAACGCCTGGGCCGCGATATTGCGCTGGCATTGGCGGCGGCAGGCTGGCGGGTGGCCGTGCACTACCGAGGCTCACTGGAAGATGCTACGAAAACAGTAGCTGATTGTTCAGCATTGACGGGGGGTTCCGCCGCTTTTCATGCAGACCTGTCGGATGAATCGGCCGTCCGGGGCCTGCTCCCCACCGTGATCCAGTCCCTGGGCCATGTAGATGCCGTGGTCAACAGCGCATCCACCTTTGAACACGACACCAGCGCCAGCTTCAGCTTTGCGGCTCTGGAAAAACATATGCGCAGTAACGCTGGCGCGCCTATTTTGCTGGCCCAGGCCCTGCACGCGCACATCGCAGAACGTGGGGAATTCCCCGCCGGGCCGCACCAAGGGGCATTAGCCCCCACGGGGGGCAGCGACCCGCGCAGCGGCGGAGCGTGGGGGCGTGGCGTGGTCATCAACTTGCTGGACCAGAAGTTGTGGAATCAGAATCCTGATTTCATGAGCTACACGCTGTCCAAAGCCGCTTTAGAAGCCGCCAACACCATGCTGGCCATGTCCCTGAGCCCGCTGGTGCGGGTGGTCGGTGTGGCACCCGGCCTCACTTTGACCAGCCATATGCTCAGCGACGACAAGTTCCAGGCCTTGCACAAATTGTCACCATTGGGCCGGTCATCCACCCCCCAGGACGTGGCGGCCGCCGTACTGTTTGCGCTGCAGAACCAATCCATCACCGGCACCACGCTGCTTGTAGACGGTGGCCAGCACCTGATGCGCTTTGAGCGCGATTTTTCCCTGATGTGA
- the rsgA gene encoding ribosome small subunit-dependent GTPase A, with protein sequence MNIEFSFETLRRLGLTPAMAQSLATADVANNTSIPLDATPPQWMRVAAVHRETVEVHDGTVQCSARCAARLTRELIDEGSALAVGDWVLCTLDEHQQLWVSTRVQPLNQIVRRDADGSRHTVVSNVDTALLVMGMDLDFNLQRLERYLALVGSSGVLPVVVLTKADIAEHAAPGSVQQRMQAVRGRVGQHVDVVAVDGRSADAQAALLPYLSAGQTLVLLGSSGAGKSTLTNSLLGSATQDTGAVREHDSRGKHTTTARSLHLLPTGACVIDTPGVRTLRPDVDGHTLGQLFEDISTLAHTCRFRDCRHQDEPGCAVRAQVSPERLKNYQKLLRESRRDTMGVLERQRQLAQWKARGRAGRQRLESKRAGPVS encoded by the coding sequence ATGAACATCGAATTTTCTTTTGAGACACTGCGCCGCCTAGGGCTGACTCCCGCCATGGCGCAAAGCCTGGCCACTGCGGATGTGGCCAACAACACCAGCATCCCCCTGGATGCAACACCACCCCAGTGGATGCGCGTAGCCGCCGTGCACCGCGAGACGGTGGAAGTGCACGACGGCACCGTGCAATGCTCGGCCCGCTGTGCCGCACGGCTGACCCGGGAGCTCATCGACGAGGGCAGTGCCCTGGCCGTTGGCGACTGGGTGTTGTGCACGCTGGACGAACACCAGCAGCTGTGGGTGAGCACCCGTGTGCAGCCGCTGAACCAGATCGTGCGGCGCGATGCAGACGGCAGCCGCCACACCGTGGTCAGCAACGTGGATACCGCACTGCTGGTCATGGGCATGGACCTGGACTTCAACCTGCAGCGGCTGGAGCGTTATCTGGCACTGGTGGGTAGCAGCGGCGTGTTGCCCGTGGTTGTGCTCACCAAGGCCGACATCGCAGAACACGCGGCGCCCGGCAGCGTGCAACAGCGCATGCAGGCCGTGCGCGGCCGCGTAGGCCAGCACGTGGATGTGGTGGCAGTGGATGGGCGCAGTGCGGATGCACAAGCCGCATTACTGCCCTACCTGTCCGCAGGCCAGACCCTGGTGTTGCTGGGTTCGTCCGGCGCGGGCAAAAGCACGCTGACCAATAGCTTGCTGGGCAGCGCCACGCAGGACACGGGCGCGGTGCGCGAGCACGACAGCCGCGGCAAACACACGACCACCGCACGGTCCCTGCACCTGCTACCCACCGGCGCCTGTGTTATCGACACACCCGGCGTGCGTACCCTGCGGCCCGATGTGGACGGCCACACGCTAGGCCAATTGTTTGAAGACATCAGCACACTGGCCCACACCTGCCGCTTCCGCGACTGCCGGCACCAGGACGAACCGGGTTGTGCGGTGCGGGCACAGGTGAGCCCGGAGCGATTGAAAAACTACCAGAAGTTGCTGCGCGAGAGCCGCCGCGACACCATGGGTGTGCTGGAACGCCAGCGCCAGTTGGCGCAGTGGAAAGCCAGAGGCCGCGCAGGCCGCCAGCGACTGGAGTCGAAGCGCGCGGGGCCGGTCAGTTAG
- a CDS encoding class I SAM-dependent methyltransferase, giving the protein MTPTPSTPPIANTTPIASESLADAMQVHLRQMLHTQGGWIGFDTFMEQALYAPGLGYYSRGATVFGVLPQGLRDAAGEVKGAGSDFVTAPEMTPLFGQAVARQIAQALQVTGTDEVWEFGAGTGALALQILDALDALGVPLRRYTIVDLSQPLKERQQATLQAHAGRVQWVDALPAQMQGVVVGNEVLDAMPVKLLARMQGVWHERGVVWDADRACFAWQDRLTELRPPEDVPGEHDYVTEIHKQGEAFVRTLADRLKAGAIFLLDYGFPEHEYYHEQRHMGTVMCHRAHQADGDPLVLVGEKDITAHVNFTGIAVAAQDAGLEVLGYTSQAHFLMNCGLVDAMQAASLADRVAGQKLILEHEMGEFFKVIGLTVGSYWDAMGFSRGDRTHRL; this is encoded by the coding sequence ATGACGCCCACACCTTCCACGCCCCCTATTGCCAACACAACCCCCATTGCCAGCGAATCGCTGGCTGACGCCATGCAGGTGCACCTGCGCCAGATGCTGCATACCCAGGGCGGCTGGATCGGTTTTGACACCTTCATGGAGCAGGCCCTGTATGCCCCCGGCCTGGGTTATTACAGCCGCGGGGCCACCGTGTTTGGCGTCCTGCCACAAGGCCTGCGCGACGCGGCGGGCGAGGTGAAGGGCGCGGGCAGCGATTTTGTGACCGCACCCGAGATGACACCGCTGTTTGGCCAGGCAGTTGCCCGCCAGATTGCGCAGGCCTTGCAGGTCACGGGTACCGATGAGGTGTGGGAGTTTGGCGCCGGCACCGGCGCCTTGGCCTTGCAGATTCTGGACGCCCTCGATGCCCTGGGTGTGCCGCTGCGCCGCTACACGATTGTGGATTTGTCGCAGCCTTTGAAGGAGCGGCAGCAGGCCACGCTGCAGGCCCACGCGGGCCGGGTGCAGTGGGTGGATGCTTTGCCTGCGCAGATGCAAGGCGTGGTGGTGGGCAACGAAGTGCTGGACGCCATGCCCGTCAAATTGCTGGCGCGCATGCAAGGTGTGTGGCACGAGCGTGGTGTGGTGTGGGATGCCGACCGCGCATGTTTTGCATGGCAGGACCGACTCACCGAGTTGCGCCCGCCCGAAGATGTGCCAGGGGAACACGATTACGTGACCGAGATCCACAAGCAAGGCGAGGCCTTTGTGCGCACGCTGGCGGACCGTTTGAAAGCTGGCGCCATCTTTCTGCTGGACTACGGTTTTCCCGAGCACGAGTATTACCATGAGCAGCGCCACATGGGCACGGTGATGTGCCACCGCGCGCACCAGGCCGACGGAGACCCCTTGGTGCTGGTGGGCGAGAAAGACATCACGGCCCATGTCAACTTCACCGGCATTGCGGTGGCAGCGCAGGACGCGGGGCTGGAGGTTCTGGGCTACACCAGCCAGGCGCATTTCTTGATGAACTGCGGCCTGGTGGATGCCATGCAGGCCGCGTCACTGGCCGACCGGGTGGCGGGGCAAAAACTGATCCTGGAGCATGAGATGGGTGAGTTTTTCAAAGTGATCGGCTTGACAGTGGGCAGCTACTGGGACGCCATGGGTTTTAGCCGGGGCGACCGTACGCACCGGTTGTAA
- a CDS encoding TonB-dependent receptor — translation MTSLSIRAATVRAFPRHPLSLAIVAALTSLGATSAAAQSAPRTEAALPAVTITGNPLGATDLIAPTESYSGATLLLRSKSTLGETLDGTPGVSSSYFGPNASRPIIRGLDGDRVRILQNSGASVDASGLSNDHAVPSDPISMERIEVLRGPGALMYGGSAVGGVVNVIDNRIPQERQFDAKGGISGKLNLEGSSGDAARSAAALLETGTDRFTLHADAFTRRSGDVSVPIALACEKPGTPTVANAICNSSAQTQGGALGGSVFLGHSRLGASVSSYSSDYGTVAEDEVTIGMRSNRVALEWDVDQMPGWIQSVKVRASQTDYQHTEYEGAEPGTVFKNTGNDLRITARHAKLGAWQGVLGLQSETGKFSADGTEAFAPHSHTTQHAVFAFEELPLDWGRFSLGARLESIHVESTGNPQVERFVPASRSFQPRSLALGALWNAAPGWQLTSNIAYTERAPKDYELFADGPHIATHAYEVGDSHAVLEQSTNMDVGAQWKQGAHSFKLSAFVNQFNNYLSQQATGVLRDTEGNGAGGIGVTDDGTGMSVESGGTAEILPEYVYSQVPARFTGIEANGKLRLLDAGQTLDLELRADWVRATNTTTGEWLPRIAPVRLGAALVWAQGPWSARLDANHSQAQTNGPAGQLASQSYTLVNAAFSYRQQMGTNTALWFARLDNANDVLAYSATSILTQSAPGKAPLPGRSVKVGLQLAF, via the coding sequence ATGACAAGCCTTTCCATTCGCGCCGCCACCGTGCGTGCTTTCCCCCGCCACCCCCTGAGCCTGGCCATCGTCGCAGCCCTGACGAGCCTGGGCGCCACCAGCGCAGCCGCGCAATCCGCACCGCGCACAGAAGCCGCATTGCCCGCCGTCACCATCACCGGCAACCCGCTGGGCGCTACCGATTTAATAGCACCAACCGAAAGCTACTCGGGGGCTACCCTGCTTTTACGCTCCAAGAGCACGCTGGGTGAGACGCTGGACGGCACACCCGGCGTCAGCAGCAGCTACTTTGGCCCCAATGCCAGCCGCCCCATCATCCGCGGGCTCGATGGCGACCGGGTGCGTATCCTGCAAAACAGCGGCGCCAGCGTGGATGCCTCGGGCCTCAGCAATGACCACGCCGTGCCCTCCGACCCCATTTCCATGGAACGTATCGAAGTGCTGCGTGGTCCCGGCGCGCTGATGTACGGTGGCAGCGCCGTGGGCGGTGTTGTGAATGTCATCGACAACCGCATCCCGCAGGAGCGCCAGTTTGACGCCAAAGGAGGTATCTCCGGCAAACTGAACCTGGAGGGCAGCAGTGGCGACGCGGCACGCTCGGCCGCAGCACTGCTGGAGACCGGCACTGACCGCTTCACCCTGCACGCGGATGCCTTCACCCGCCGATCGGGCGATGTGTCCGTGCCCATTGCACTGGCCTGCGAGAAACCCGGCACGCCGACGGTTGCCAACGCCATTTGCAACTCCAGTGCACAAACCCAGGGTGGCGCCCTGGGCGGCAGTGTGTTCTTGGGCCACAGCCGCCTGGGTGCGTCGGTCAGCAGTTATTCCTCGGACTACGGCACGGTGGCAGAAGACGAAGTGACCATCGGCATGCGCTCCAACCGCGTGGCGCTGGAATGGGACGTGGACCAAATGCCCGGCTGGATCCAAAGCGTCAAGGTACGCGCCAGCCAGACCGACTACCAGCACACTGAATACGAGGGTGCAGAGCCGGGCACGGTGTTCAAGAACACGGGCAACGATCTGCGCATCACCGCGCGCCACGCCAAACTGGGCGCCTGGCAGGGTGTGCTGGGCTTGCAGAGCGAAACCGGAAAATTCTCCGCCGATGGCACCGAGGCCTTTGCACCCCACAGCCACACCACACAACACGCGGTGTTTGCCTTTGAGGAATTGCCACTCGACTGGGGCCGCTTCAGCCTGGGCGCACGGCTGGAATCAATACACGTGGAATCGACCGGCAACCCGCAGGTGGAGCGTTTTGTGCCCGCCAGCCGCAGCTTCCAGCCGCGCAGCCTGGCCCTGGGCGCTCTATGGAATGCGGCCCCTGGATGGCAACTGACATCCAACATCGCCTACACAGAACGCGCCCCCAAAGACTACGAACTGTTTGCCGACGGCCCCCACATCGCCACCCACGCCTATGAGGTGGGCGACAGCCATGCCGTGCTGGAGCAGTCCACCAATATGGACGTTGGCGCTCAGTGGAAACAGGGTGCCCACAGCTTCAAGCTCAGTGCGTTTGTGAACCAGTTCAACAACTACCTGTCGCAGCAGGCCACCGGTGTGCTGCGCGATACCGAGGGCAACGGCGCGGGTGGTATTGGGGTGACGGACGACGGTACCGGAATGTCGGTCGAATCGGGCGGCACAGCCGAGATACTGCCGGAGTATGTCTACAGCCAAGTGCCCGCCCGCTTCACCGGCATCGAGGCCAATGGCAAGCTGCGCCTGCTCGACGCGGGGCAGACGCTGGACCTGGAGCTGCGCGCGGACTGGGTGCGTGCCACCAACACCACCACCGGTGAATGGCTGCCCCGCATCGCGCCGGTGCGCCTGGGCGCTGCGTTGGTGTGGGCACAAGGCCCATGGAGCGCCCGGCTGGACGCCAACCACAGCCAGGCCCAGACCAACGGACCAGCGGGTCAATTGGCCAGCCAGTCTTACACACTGGTCAATGCCGCGTTCAGCTACCGCCAGCAGATGGGTACCAATACGGCCCTGTGGTTCGCCCGCCTGGACAATGCCAACGATGTGCTGGCCTACTCGGCCACCTCTATCCTGACGCAAAGTGCGCCAGGCAAAGCACCACTACCGGGACGCAGCGTGAAGGTCGGTTTGCAGTTGGCGTTTTAG